ccagagagatgaagaaatatttcaTCCATCATCTGAAAAAATAAGTAGATAAACATGTATTCTATCTCTGCATCAGGTCAACAGACAAGTTGTTGACACTTGTTAACATTTACTATAACTTATGACTTCGTGTAGCTCATGAAATAGAATTGGTTACAATGAGTAGCCATCGAACTGATGACAATATGATGTACCTATAGGCACAGAACTCTGGCAGCAAACCAATAATTCAAGTGGcggtaaaattaaaatgtatacTTTGCCCAAATGACAAATACATAGATGATTCAACTCCAACACCAAATCGACTACCATTATTAAGGTTATGAAatacttttcataaaaaagtgaaagatcaaaCTAGCAGAATGAAAGCAATTGCAGAGAAGTACTACGTATGATGGTAAAAGCATAATTGGTCAAATggcaaaaaatgaagaaacatGCCTCACCTGCTAAGTTGTCTAAATTGATCTAAGCAAGGAACTTACAAGGTCAGGCAGATGTAAACCTAATGCAACAAGTACACCCGATGCAGCCTTCTGCCAATCAGCATTAAGTTCCTGGAAGAATAAGATAAACATGAGAAACATTTCTATATTGCATAATGTGTATATACCCACAAACAAATGAAAGCATTTGACCAAACAGCATTTGAATCATTTATACGAATTCTACTAGGAATTTATAAGTTGTGAACTGGATTTAGGCATTATCAAGCTAATGAGTATCTTCAGATATTTGATCATGGACCCTATGTGGCTATGAACTTCAGAAACTTCTATTTTTCCCTGGCACTTCACGAAATGTTCATTTTTTGATTAAGGTTATCTGAATATATAAGTAAATGCTACAGCAAGAAGGACAAATGTCCTTAAGTTGACTGAAACTGAGTGACTTTTGTCTAATTTAATCCAATTAGATCTTCTTAAAAtctaaactaaaacaaaatcaaacataaagcagatattttaattagatacTTACTTTCCTAGAATTTTGATTTCCTTTCAGTTTACCAGGAACTGCAAATTTTGCCCTTCAATATGTTATGTCATGTGGGTAAAAGATTGATTTATTGCTTTGTTGCTTTGGGACATGGACAATGTGTATAGGGTTCGAGAAAATATCTAAGCTGACTGCATTGCAGTTTCTTTAGATGttatatgacaaaaaaatgtcaaaattttagaGTACTTGTATTTTGACATTGCACATTTTTACTGGAATCActagaaaaaataaactaatactaGCATTTGCTGAACTTAaacttatactactataaacaGTTGGGGTAAAACTTAAAATCCCTTTGATTCATTTCCAAGATATATTAACCAGGGTGATCAAAGCCTCAAAATGTGTTTAATATGCGACTTCcatgattaaatttgaaaatatatatagatgaagGATACTCCAGTAAGACATCTACTCCAATAATTCGCTAAAATCAACAAGAGAGGTGAtagttgaattttgaaaattttcccaATCTCTATTTAGACCCAGCCAATAAATCATTATCGCCATAAAGGAAGTCAAGAACTATAAGTATGAACAAGGACTAGATCATTTCAAGTACTCAGACAGCTATGTCAATGAAGCTCACAAGAAGCATCTTAATTGCTCTCTGAAGAAtctcaacaataaaaattttgtgcTAGTTCGGAGCTAAAATTAGATGTGGCAAAAATGATGACTTAATGTATCAGCCGAACAGCATCTCCATGGCTCTGTCAATAAGATCAATTAAAATCTGAAGAGCTGATTAAGCCTAAGTTCGTAAATGTTAAAAACCATTCTGGCTCAGAGCCTCAGACAGTTAAGCTTTTAGACTTGGcaaaaaaacaactaattgGCATTATAAGAGTTTAAGCTTGGCAAGGTCGCTAAGATATATTCTGCATATGCATGTGCGTGCAACCTAGTTTTACTGTACCTTGGTTGAGATTATCTCAGCAGAGGCAACTTTAGCAAACTTTGCCATATATTGAGGATCAACATCAGCTTTATTCAATGCGCGAATTGCCACAGACATAACTTGAAACAATCCAGCAATATTCCCAAATCTctgaaatatatatacaatgcCCATTCATTAGTACTGATATCTTACTAACACTTGATAATTACACAATTTGTGCACAAACGAGATCATAAAACACGAGGCATACTCTTCGACCACCACGTGAAACTGTCGAACAGCAATCGAGAACCAGAAGCGGATTCCTGTAGGCATTGAAGAAACCAATATGAACCAAACAATTCATTTCATCACCATATAAACATCAACGAGCTCAAAATTTACAATCACTGAAACAAAATGGACAAGCATGAGCAATAAATTACACGGAAGCAATGTCCTTCAGAGTATCGGCCGACGCCTCTCTTACCACCGGCGACTCGTCCGCCAACGACGAGACGAGAACTTGAACTGCCtctgaaaatttttgaaaggAATCCACACGCAACAAAATTTGGAGTTGAAGCTATGATTATTAGGAAATGCACGCAAAAAATTGTTCGAAATTGAATCGGAATTGCCATCGAGAATACCAGGAGCAGGCACGGAATTGCCGGAGCTGGACGACGCCATGAACGCTGGAGAATACTGAGATCgcagaaatgaaaaatttattaataaaaaagaggaATGCTTAACGATGCGCTGTCGCAACTCCTTTTTAACAGTTTTTTTTTCGTTAATTTAATCGTACagtgattttataaattatgtgtCACATCATCATCTTAAATCTAATTACgaacaatatcaacataattaaattttactcctTTAAGTTCTCATTAATATTCCTATTTTggcattttcattttagtgcaATACCATTCATTGTTATATTTcatccatattccactatttcatttcacttataaattttgtaaaacttATACATAGGACTCTCATTCCACTTACTCTTTTTCTTCCACTTTCTTTAATACAGTCAAATAATAtcttaaaatgataaaatatgtactaataaaaattagacAATTAATAGGGACTAAAGAGAATATAATTCTTTTTACAATCTtagattcaaatttgaattggtGGTTTCTAGAAATTCACTTAGTAACATatgttttatgtgtttgtcCACAATTTGAGACATTTCATGTCCATATCTACATGTCTACAAATATTTGTTGAGACTTTAGAACATGCATGCAATCCAATCATCAATTATTGTTACCAAATACATTTGTAAAATCTGGAAACATACATATATTACCAAATGCTACATTTGAACAATTTGGAAAACATACATATACAACAAACAATATAATTGTCATTGTAAAATCAAGTACACACAACTTTTTCAGAGAAAAATAATGGCATTGAATTATTCacaattttgtgtttgtttgagTGTCGAGTAATAAAATTGCTTTactttaaaaaagaaatagaaaagaaagtaGGAAACGATTTGCATGGATACgaataaaaatgttaatggGACTAATTTTTCACACCTAAACTGGTTTGACAAAATTAGTTGATTACTTGAGAAAATATTTCACAAACTCATAAGCAACATGTGAAAATTAGTCCAAACTAATAATACGAAATCAATTAAATCTTACTAGTAACATTGTATagttaattacaaataaagaaaagatgagcaaacaaaaatttcaaacatttttATCAAAACTTAATGAGCAAAATGGCTTAAGACCTAGgcttctccttcttctccttGAAGAGGGCTAGGAGGGAAACTCCCGACACTTTCACCACCTTAAATCGAACACCGGGAATATCTCCCACGGCATGACCTTTACGTCCAAATCCAGCAATCAATACTTCATCCTGTACgcagaaaaaatgaaacatgcTGGAAGTTTAGTTcaagaagatgatgaaaaaTGACAATCTGAAAAATTGTTGCAATTGGGAACCCACATTTTCTTCGATGTAGTTCAAGCAACCATCATTGGGGACAAAGGCGGCAATCTTCTTTCCGTTCTTAATGAGCTGGACTCTAGCACATTTACGGATGGCAGAATTCGGCTGCTTAGCTTCAATGCCTCTGCAAACATCAATATAGAGATATGCTAATTTTTACTACATACAGCAGATTATACTCAGGATAATTCCATTTGACTTCATAAAGGAAATCTCACATCTTCTCAAGCACAATGCCCTTAGCATGAGATGATCCAGCAAATGGCTTCTTCCATTCATTACCAAGATGAGATTTCTTGTACGACTTGTCAGCCCAACGCTGCGTTCTGCGGTGAGACTTGAGCTTGCGCCCAGCTCCCATACCATGTGTCTTCCTGTAAACGGTATACCAAGAATGAGAACCCTTCCATTACAAACAAAATCCTACCAATTCCCagaattcaattcaattcaaagcAAAGATCTACATGAAATACGAGACAAGAGAAACAAAAGGAAGTGAATCCCAGTCAtcacttaaaagttaaaaccttTCTCAGTTTTCAAAGagatttaaaatgaaacaatctACAAATACCACTAATGAGCTAAAATAAATCTAGGGCTACAACATTTACAAGTATACTCGATACAAATAACTATATAACGATGATCAATCCGGAACAAAAGTTCCAATTTCACAAGAATGCCCATTGATAAATGGTCAATTTGAATAGTTGTTCTACTACTTTGACATATTCCTTTCACTACCAGCTATAATACACATCTAAGCAAGCAACTCAATGGTTGGAGAAGTACAATGATAACCATTGAATCATCACCAtctactattaattaaaatgatatacaCTCGAcgaaacaattaaaaattcaaaacgaATGGAGGAAGAAAGTAACGGCAAACTACGAACAACAACCATAATCCTTTATCTATCACTTCTCATCCATTATTCAGCAAAAACTACTAGAATCACTTCATAGTTCACTCAAAACCGAGCAAAAGTTACTCCAAACAGCGAAAGCATAAAccaacaatatatttttaaaataaaaggattgACGATTCGATGACAAAAACTACAATAACGGAAAATTTGATAAAGATGATGAACTATCATACCCCATTGTTGCAGAGAATAGCGTCTGAATCTACGAGCTGAACGAATGTGTAAAACCCTAATTCGACAGTTCGACTACATCATAATCTCTCACTTCTCATGTTGGGCCTCCAAGCCCAGAACCGAGCTCACTTTTACTGGGCTTTCTTCTTGGGCCGGCTACTATGCATGTATTTGGACTTCGAATtatgtgtttaattttttcggCCCATTcaatatgattattttcttCAACACATCGGGACGGAGTTAttgagtaataaattataggaTTATATGGATGAATATTTTAacgagaagaagaagaagaaaatttatattttggagAAAGGACATCTTAGTtcgaaaaaaaagaaaaacgaaaTGTGACGTCTTTGATTGGGTTGAGTGAGTACTTTTTGTGTACTAAAAGATTGTctgtgagagaaaatataattatatgtttgGTGTTTCGCTAGTTAGCTAAATGTGCAAGACGCGACAATCTTGCAAATATCATCCTTTGAAAGATATTTCGAGTCTTGTGTTAGTGATATAGATTACTGTACATGTAAGTCTAATGGTTGATGGTGTGGGCGGAGCTTAATGAGGCAATAGTGGGACAATTGTCCCTCCTAAAAAAGTTATATCCatgttatttttctataaatttataaatatattttaaatttccttTCAAATGTTCCATCTCATTGTTCTCAATACGTCTAAAATTGTTGATAATATAATTTTGCCCCTTCTCACGTCAATTCATGGCTTCACCCTTGGTTGACGGAGCACAAATACACTTTGTTTAGCTTAATTTTATGTGGATTTTCTGTTGTTGCAAATATTTGTGACCAAGAAAGTGAATCATATCTACCTAtggttgaaaaataattataaaaaaatggacaaAGATGAAAATGAGTATGAAAGTGATACAATGTATCGATGGTTCGAATGATGGTTCGAATCATTGCAgaggtaaatgagaaattataaatgatatcttttctttttataaatgtgATATACGAGCTAAAGTtcgttatttttttaattttatattgaatttataaCATATGGAGTAGtgttataatattttttctttttctatttaatatttgaaaacataGCATGTAGTATTATATTCAGGCTATGTTCATTATCTTTTTGGTATATAGGAAAAAAGAGCTCCAAATTCAATACTACATGCCCATTCAGAGTCTTTGAGTTATGACAGTCAGAAGTGGGGGCTGCTCTGTAATAAAACAATATCACGTGTTTGACTTCGACATATGAAAAGCATTTAATCCAATGCAATATTTTCGGACTGactaaatttcataaaattatagtactgcTACTATACTAGCTGTTACTCCCATCCGTtccaaataatttatcttattttaactgaacatgaattttaaaaaatatcgtaataaaatataagtttaaaaatttagtggaacgtgagtccaatttttatatattaattttataataaaatatgagtatgaatgagctAGTGGAATATGgtgtccattaccaaaaaaattaaaaagtaaaatggaacaaattatgtgggacagatcgaaatagaaaaatgagacaaattatctatgacggagggagttatcttattgtaaaaattaattagttgcaAACATTAtcaagttttaatatttttacgaattttaaaattaatttaaaatattactctataaattttatatttcgtttgttattttctatatcaatccaaataagatatttccggtaaatatttttttttactttagcAATCGCGAAACATATATAATAATCTAAACTATTCCCTTCGTTACGgaataggagtcctatttaattatggcatgagttttaagaaatgtaaagaaaagtgagttgaataagttagtgagatatgagtctcatttatatataacaaaatgtgaatgaaataagTTGGAGGAATGTGAAgcctacttatcatttatggtaaaaatgaaatatgacttttattgtagaacaaaccaaaatataaaacagAATTCTTATTGTAggacggaagaagtatttttttaagttcataataaatatagtaggaTACAAATTCACGTAGAAAATCACGTTAATTCAGTTGCGTCAAGTAGAATTAAAAAGCTTAGTTGGATATGTAGTTGGATATGATGATTAAATAGTTGTGGTAAATAACGAGTAGTCGAGTAGAAAGTATTTATAGAAAGTGACGTTGATTTTGCTGCATCAAATGGGTAATGTTATAACTTTCCAAATTCCtcgaaaaaattattataatttaaacatGCACTTATCTCATATTGTCTTCTTGCggaaaaaatcaaacttggatcaaatttcaatatttctgATAGAGTAGTTGGATATTAGAgaatcatagactagaaactAATGGCGActtaatattatgataaatgagatttgaccaaaatattttttatccttttatttttaaaatgccGACGATAAcgatatactagtactagaaATTTGCCGCGCGTTGAAAAGCAGACACAGTCACTGAAATCGAGGGAGAGATAGAATGGATCAATACGCAGCGTTGAAGGCGGCGGTGGAGACGGCGGAGCTCGTGGATGCGCACGCGCACAACATCGTGGCGCTGGACTCCGCCTTTTCTTTCATCTCCTGCTTCTCCGAGGCCACCGCCGACGCCCTATCGGCTGTACCACACACCATTAACTTCAAGGTCATATATAGCTGAGATTCCATGGAAATCTACTTAAATTTAGTTCATATTATCACTATTTCATTGACGAAGATGATTATTCCTCTGCGTCGCATAATTGTGGCTGAAAACATATTTGATTTCTCAAATTCCAATAATTACGAGCGATTGCTGTTTCGCATTTTAAGTCTGGATTGGATTTATGAACTGATGAGTTGTTGAGGTTGCACGCATGCCATTTATTGTTGTACTCGATTATGATTCTATTATTCGGGTGATAAATGTAGtgcaaatgcaacaaaaaataaattaaagctgAATGTGTATTATGTTTTCAATTGCCTCTTTTGAACCAACAACAGGTAGAAGACATTTTCTGAATCATTGCACATGTTCTGAAACTTGGAGTAGTCTAattttttaagagaaaataccaaatactactataatgtACTACTAATCTCTGCACTGTCATTTTCTGCAACATCCTTTGCCAAAAGATAAGATTGAGAattttcaaacacaatttttttggttttgattaTACTACCAGAGAAGCTTGAAAGAAATCTCCCAACTCTACGGCTCCAACTCGTCCTTGGATGTTGTTCAAGAATACCGGACCAACTGTGGACTGGAATCGGTGACTTCAAAGTGCCTCGCTGCTGCTGGAATCTCAGCCGTGTTGATTGACGATGGACTTCAGTTGGACAAAATGCACAATATTGAGTGGCACAAGAAATTTTTCCCATATGTTGGTAGAATATTGAGAATTGAACATGTGGCTGAAAGGATTCTTGATGAGGTGAGATATACTTTTTGAAGTTGTTTCTTATTGTGTTATTTTCATGAATAAATCTGTATGTCACTGTCATAGAATTACTAATACTTAATTGtatattctatatttaaaaaatttgattcaGGATAATATACTTAAGGAtaatgattttcatttttcactcactATGTCATGATATTATTGATCTACTCACTTCTCTATTTAATTTCCTGGCATCATATGGATTCTTATTCTAGTTGTTTATTATATGAACTCCTCTAATATTACTTCTGCCCATGGGATTTATGCGtctttttctccatttcttcCTTTCAAATCATGATTAGGGAAGTCCAGGTGGAGCTCCATGGACACTGGACTTGTTTACGAAAAATTTCGTGGATAACTTGAAGTCATAtcctttttgtttctttatgtGTGCTTTATACTTTCCgaaatataattcatgtaaacGGAATTTATCTGCTCTTGTTGATTTCCTTATCAATCATTACACATGCTGATAAAATTGTTGGCTTCAAAAGTATAGCTGCATATCGCAGCGGACTTGAGATTAATACTAATGTATCAGAAAAGGATGCGGAGGAGGGTCTTAATGAAGTTTTACGAGGTATGATATGTATAAATGGATTTAATGAATTGCCACATAAGTATTTTGTAGTATTCTGAATTCTGATGGTCTTTCATTTCAGCTGGGAAGCCTGTCCGCATCGCTAATAAAAACTTTATCGATCACATCTTCATCCGTGCATTGGAGGTTGCCCAATTTTTTGACTTGCCATTGCAAATACATACAGGGTAATGTGACAATTTCCTTCACATTATGGGAGGGATGGTTTCAAACTGTTATGTGCAAAGATTTCATGGTAGCTAACAATTTAGTACAGTATCACAGAAAAACaggaaatatttattaatgttttCCTGTTGCTTTATTTGCTACAGTGGGTTAatgattatgttttttttgctttctGTAGTTTTGGTGACAAAGATCTGGATTTAAGATTGTCCAATCCCCTTCATCTTCGTAGTCTTCTTGAGGATAATAGATTCAGCAAAAGTCGGATTGTTCTATTGCATGCTTCATACCCCTTTTCAAAAGAAGCATCATATTTGGCCTCTGTGTACTCGCAGGTCTGGTCTTGGAGTTGTTCTCGTGTATTCTATAGTCTAAAAGGTCTTCTCACTAGGATCCCTAATCCTTGTCATGTAACTCACACATTTAATGATAGGTGTACCTGGACTTTGGGCTGGCAGTGCCTAAACTTAGTTTCCATGGAATGGTCTCCTCGGTGAAAGAACTCCTTGAGCTAGCACCAATAAAGAAGGTGAACATCATGGTCTAAGATTTCACTTTATCATACGTGTCACTActttgatgaaaaaatatattgaactTATGTACTTTTGTTAACCAAAATAATTCTCCATGCCAGTTTTCACAGGACATAAGATTTGTACTAACTggaataatatactccatgttGCAATTGGCAGGTGATGTTCAGTACTGATGCATGCGGTTTTCCGGAGAGTTACTACCTAGGTGGTTGATCTATTCATACTTCCaatttagcattttttttggCAGTTGATCACATCAGTACAACATTTTAAACATGCAACTAACTACAATATTCACTGGCTCCCATGATTACTgatttctgaattttatcaTATAGATCAGATTACTAAAACCGGATATTTGATGCTTTAACAGGTGCAAAGAAAGCACGTGAGGTTATATTTGCCGTATTACGTGATGCATGCATCAACGAGGACCTTTCAGTTGCTGAATCCATTGTGGCTGTCAAAGACATATTTTCTGAAAATGCGAGAAACTTATACAAGATAACAACTGTTTCAAAATCTATTGAAAATGGCATTGCTCCCCTCTCTGTGAAGTCCGGTGTTAATACTTCTGCTCAGGGTGTTGCATTTGTTCGCATTCTGTGGGTTGATGCTTCTGGACAGCATAGATGCCGTGTAAGCCTCTTTCTTTAAGTTTCTGAGTACGATGTTTCTCACTGTAAAGT
The genomic region above belongs to Salvia hispanica cultivar TCC Black 2014 chromosome 3, UniMelb_Shisp_WGS_1.0, whole genome shotgun sequence and contains:
- the LOC125214451 gene encoding protein fluG, whose protein sequence is MDQYAALKAAVETAELVDAHAHNIVALDSAFSFISCFSEATADALSAVPHTINFKRSLKEISQLYGSNSSLDVVQEYRTNCGLESVTSKCLAAAGISAVLIDDGLQLDKMHNIEWHKKFFPYVGRILRIEHVAERILDEGSPGGAPWTLDLFTKNFVDNLKSHADKIVGFKSIAAYRSGLEINTNVSEKDAEEGLNEVLRAGKPVRIANKNFIDHIFIRALEVAQFFDLPLQIHTGFGDKDLDLRLSNPLHLRSLLEDNRFSKSRIVLLHASYPFSKEASYLASVYSQVYLDFGLAVPKLSFHGMVSSVKELLELAPIKKVMFSTDACGFPESYYLGAKKAREVIFAVLRDACINEDLSVAESIVAVKDIFSENARNLYKITTVSKSIENGIAPLSVKSGVNTSAQGVAFVRILWVDASGQHRCRVVPQKRFHDVVAKNGVGLTCASMAMSSHMDGPADGTNLTGVGEISLIPDLSTKRLIPWAKEQEMVLGDMHLKPGTPWEYCPRDALRRVSKILKEEFNLVMNVGFENEFFLLRSVQVDGKENWLPFDATPYCSAAATDAAFPILSEIMACLQSLNISVEQLHAESGSGQFEFSFVYTNCKDSADNIVFAREAIRAVARKHGLLATFVPKYSLYDIGSGSHVHISVSENGQNVFMGRNGETRYGISKVGEEFMAGVLDHLPSILAFTAPVPNSYDRIQPNTWSGAYLCWGVENKEAPLRAASPPGTPDGSVSNFEIKAFDGCANPHLGLAAIMAAGIDGLRRKLTLPEPIDYNPADFKDKVARLPKSLAESVEALEKDTVLRDLIGEKLLVAIIGVRKAEVKYYSENKDAWKNLIYKY
- the LOC125212398 gene encoding 40S ribosomal protein S23; this encodes MGKTHGMGAGRKLKSHRRTQRWADKSYKKSHLGNEWKKPFAGSSHAKGIVLEKIGIEAKQPNSAIRKCARVQLIKNGKKIAAFVPNDGCLNYIEENDEVLIAGFGRKGHAVGDIPGVRFKVVKVSGVSLLALFKEKKEKPRS